In Mastigocladopsis repens PCC 10914, a single window of DNA contains:
- a CDS encoding S8 family serine peptidase has product MSATVPGKSLETAKNLNIAVNPQVVSDTLGGRHSDYYSFSLKGRSSFNLDWEDLSLNAKVDLIQDANSNGVVEEGELIKSSISSSTNAESINKTLNPGFYYIRIYTNEGVNTNYKLAVSATPIDNAGDVLKAARRITVNSKNKTYSDWVGLSDTNDYYKFRLKTTSDFKLGLSGLSDDADVRLLDVNGNTLASSVNLDTTNESITRSLDAGIYYVQVKPYQGSETSYNISLSATPVSDSVLSPTPTSSNTPSSTSSGTQQSTTASASTTQTLDSSTEYTQGTLRADTFTYQSAYNRTVFSGIGNVDYGNGSLDLLDLGLFSSTEVTIELVENTGGVMYNTGNGTRVFDAITFSNGKEILFEGIEAIKFTDTTINLSVTPNDPLFNQQSNLHMMGVQSAWRLTTGSNNVLIGIEDTGLAANGENLHTDLRSTDKLSNNYLDEMSNSTAHGTSVQGVIAAASNNGVGMSGINWSSDVFQIDVMGGDAGDYNLVSATQALINQANSKGQRLVINLSLTGGSSSEFEQLIANNQNTVLFVIAAGNSNGNSLESPADLASKYGNVIAVGASWGLQDWYGNSTTPGQRISYQDIGWWGSNTGDGLTLMAPSEYLTTQATKSSDTFEFSYDEQFNGTSAAVANVTGVASLVWSANSNLTATQIKSILSETAYDLGKSGYDTEYGSGFINADAAVRRAKALGQGAA; this is encoded by the coding sequence ATGTCAGCGACTGTTCCTGGAAAGTCTCTAGAGACTGCTAAAAACTTAAATATTGCTGTCAATCCTCAAGTAGTCAGCGATACATTAGGTGGCAGACATAGTGATTACTACAGCTTTAGCTTGAAAGGTCGTAGCAGTTTTAACCTTGATTGGGAAGATTTGAGCTTAAATGCAAAGGTAGATTTAATTCAAGATGCAAATAGTAATGGTGTAGTGGAAGAGGGTGAACTCATCAAGAGTTCTATTTCTAGTAGCACAAACGCTGAATCAATCAATAAAACCCTAAACCCAGGATTTTATTACATCCGAATCTATACTAATGAAGGTGTAAACACTAACTATAAATTGGCTGTTTCGGCAACGCCTATTGACAATGCGGGAGATGTCTTGAAGGCTGCCCGTCGTATTACTGTTAATTCTAAAAATAAAACCTACAGTGACTGGGTAGGTCTATCAGATACTAACGACTACTACAAATTTAGGCTGAAGACGACCAGTGACTTCAAATTAGGACTCAGTGGTCTGAGTGATGATGCAGATGTGCGATTACTTGATGTTAACGGCAATACCCTTGCCAGTTCCGTTAACCTAGATACCACAAATGAATCAATAACTCGCAGTTTAGATGCAGGTATCTACTATGTACAGGTAAAGCCGTACCAGGGCAGTGAAACTTCATATAACATAAGTTTGTCAGCAACCCCTGTATCTGATAGTGTTTTATCACCAACTCCCACTTCCAGCAACACACCATCTTCCACTTCTAGCGGCACACAGCAGTCCACCACTGCTTCTGCAAGCACAACCCAAACCCTTGACAGCAGTACAGAATATACACAAGGAACTCTCCGGGCAGATACCTTTACTTACCAATCTGCCTACAATCGGACGGTCTTTTCTGGCATTGGCAATGTTGACTATGGTAATGGATCGCTAGACTTACTGGATCTTGGGCTATTTTCTTCTACAGAAGTCACAATCGAGTTAGTAGAGAACACAGGGGGTGTCATGTACAACACTGGCAATGGGACTCGCGTATTTGACGCCATAACATTCAGCAACGGCAAAGAAATTTTGTTTGAGGGAATTGAAGCCATTAAATTTACAGACACAACAATCAACTTATCAGTGACACCTAATGACCCCCTGTTTAATCAGCAATCGAACCTGCACATGATGGGTGTTCAAAGCGCGTGGCGTCTCACAACTGGTTCCAACAACGTACTGATTGGAATTGAGGATACCGGCTTGGCTGCCAATGGTGAGAATCTTCACACCGATTTACGTTCCACTGATAAATTAAGTAACAACTACTTGGATGAAATGAGTAACTCCACTGCCCACGGGACTTCAGTTCAAGGGGTCATTGCTGCTGCTAGCAATAATGGCGTGGGGATGAGTGGTATCAACTGGAGTTCTGATGTTTTCCAAATCGATGTTATGGGAGGTGACGCTGGAGATTACAATTTAGTGAGTGCCACACAAGCATTAATTAATCAGGCAAATAGTAAAGGTCAGCGTCTGGTCATAAACCTCAGCTTGACTGGTGGTAGCTCATCGGAATTTGAGCAACTGATTGCTAATAACCAAAATACAGTCTTGTTTGTGATTGCTGCTGGAAATAGCAACGGCAATAGTCTTGAAAGTCCTGCCGACTTAGCGAGCAAGTATGGCAATGTCATAGCGGTTGGTGCTTCTTGGGGACTTCAAGACTGGTATGGCAATTCAACAACACCCGGACAACGCATCTCCTATCAAGACATAGGATGGTGGGGTTCTAACACAGGAGATGGTCTGACTCTGATGGCACCATCTGAGTACCTCACAACTCAAGCTACCAAATCCTCTGATACTTTTGAGTTCAGCTATGATGAACAGTTCAATGGCACTTCAGCAGCAGTGGCAAACGTGACAGGAGTTGCTTCATTGGTATGGAGTGCTAATTCAAATCTCACTGCTACCCAAATCAAGTCGATTCTATCAGAAACAGCCTACGACTTGGGTAAATCTGGCTATGATACAGAGTACGGTTCTGGGTTTATTAATGCTGATGCTGCTGTTAGGAGAGCAAAGGCTCTTGGACAGGGTGCAGCGTAA
- the menD gene encoding 2-succinyl-5-enolpyruvyl-6-hydroxy-3-cyclohexene-1-carboxylic-acid synthase — translation MAIDFRNINTVWASIAAETLKRLGLTCVVICPGSRSTPLAVAFAQQSPDIKAISILDERSAAFFALGQAKATGRPTVVVCTSGTAGANFYPAVIEAKESRVPLLLLTADRPPELRDCHSGQTVDQLKLYGNYPNWQTELAIPSMDMRMLAYLRQIVIHGWERSQTPVPGPVHLNVPFRDPLAPIPNADVETHHGASLQLLQSQFDSEDFFSHITTITSPPYHPTSSPPPLQEWLKSQRGIIIAGIAQPQRPREYCRAIAQLSQTLKFPVLAEGLSPVRNYADLNPYMISTYDLILRNQELAKQLAPDVVIQIGELPTSKDLRHWLTSTQGRRWIIDPSDQNLDPLHGKTTDLRMSIEELGRWGDGGENTSLSSCEYLQMWCAIEAKVRATVDQTLATMEELFEGKAAWLLSQALPARTPIFIANSMPVRDVEFFWKPSQSEVQPFFNRGANGIDGTLSTALGIAHHQQSSVMLTGDLALLHDTNGFLIRNKLVGHLTILLINNNGGGIFEMLPISKFDPPFEEFFATPQDIDFAQLSATYGVEHELITSWKQLRLRLNPLPTKGIRVLELRTNRKADAQWRKENLGKFVVS, via the coding sequence ATGGCAATTGATTTTAGAAACATTAATACTGTATGGGCGTCGATTGCTGCCGAGACATTAAAGCGCTTAGGATTGACCTGTGTCGTGATTTGTCCAGGTTCCCGTTCTACACCTCTAGCAGTCGCCTTTGCCCAACAATCACCCGATATTAAAGCAATTTCCATTCTTGATGAACGTTCAGCTGCCTTTTTTGCCTTAGGTCAAGCAAAAGCAACCGGACGTCCCACGGTCGTTGTTTGCACCTCTGGGACAGCGGGAGCGAATTTTTACCCAGCGGTGATAGAAGCTAAAGAAAGTCGCGTACCTCTATTACTGCTGACGGCTGATAGACCTCCAGAATTGCGAGATTGCCACTCTGGGCAAACTGTAGACCAGTTGAAATTATACGGGAATTATCCAAACTGGCAGACAGAGTTAGCTATTCCCTCTATGGACATGAGAATGCTTGCTTATCTGCGGCAAATAGTCATTCATGGGTGGGAACGTTCACAAACTCCCGTACCTGGACCAGTACATCTCAATGTTCCCTTTCGCGACCCCCTCGCACCCATTCCTAATGCAGATGTAGAGACGCACCATGGTGCGTCTCTACAATTGTTGCAGTCCCAATTTGACTCTGAAGACTTCTTCTCTCATATCACAACCATCACCTCACCTCCCTATCATCCCACCTCCTCACCTCCTCCTTTACAAGAGTGGTTAAAATCTCAACGAGGAATCATCATCGCTGGTATTGCCCAACCCCAAAGACCACGGGAGTATTGTCGCGCGATCGCCCAACTCTCCCAAACCCTAAAATTCCCCGTCTTGGCAGAGGGACTCTCCCCAGTGAGAAACTATGCTGACCTCAATCCGTATATGATTTCCACTTATGACCTCATTTTGCGGAATCAGGAATTAGCAAAACAGCTAGCACCAGACGTGGTGATTCAAATTGGTGAATTGCCCACCAGTAAAGATTTACGTCATTGGTTAACTTCCACACAGGGGCGACGTTGGATCATTGATCCAAGCGACCAAAACCTCGACCCTCTGCACGGGAAAACAACTGACTTGCGAATGAGTATAGAAGAATTGGGGAGATGGGGAGATGGGGGAGAAAATACGTCCTTATCCTCCTGTGAGTATCTTCAAATGTGGTGTGCAATAGAAGCAAAAGTGAGGGCAACTGTTGACCAAACCCTAGCAACAATGGAGGAGTTATTTGAAGGTAAAGCCGCCTGGTTACTTTCTCAGGCATTACCAGCAAGAACACCCATTTTTATTGCCAACAGTATGCCAGTCCGGGATGTCGAATTTTTTTGGAAACCGAGTCAATCAGAAGTGCAACCCTTTTTCAACCGAGGTGCGAATGGTATTGATGGCACATTGTCCACCGCTTTGGGAATTGCCCATCACCAGCAAAGCAGTGTCATGTTAACAGGTGATTTAGCCTTATTGCACGACACAAATGGATTTTTAATCAGAAATAAATTGGTCGGGCATTTAACAATTTTGTTAATTAATAACAATGGTGGGGGAATTTTTGAAATGTTACCTATTTCTAAATTTGACCCACCATTTGAAGAATTTTTTGCAACTCCGCAAGATATTGATTTTGCTCAACTCTCTGCTACTTATGGTGTCGAGCATGAATTGATAACTTCCTGGAAGCAGTTGCGCTTAAGATTAAACCCGCTCCCAACCAAGGGAATTCGGGTTTTAGAATTGCGAACAAATCGCAAAGCTGATGCTCAGTGGCGCAAGGAGAATTTAGGAAAATTTGTAGTTAGTTAA